In one Dermatophagoides farinae isolate YC_2012a chromosome 4, ASM2471394v1, whole genome shotgun sequence genomic region, the following are encoded:
- the LOC124490318 gene encoding uncharacterized protein LOC124490318: MTICGQQSNRTRDNCLNNLSSPLSLNRSTSSLSSSSSSTSSIENIHDHTHNSFPFIRNIGSSSSSSSLSTNNQSLLTNNNQQQFNTNSLSTIIIGDNNQQFYNNPSTSSSIDKITIMNTINPETLLAHEKHLFGTTGGTVTVAGITGNQLASHLGQIGTSIAGISTGINPSFSMAGSHHLHHHHHATHHHHQNHHHNHHHQQQQQQQQQQQQQQQQQQSTTTLHSMTAPGFSIHGHLVTTTGIGNNLINNRRLSNQSSGGGAPNTNHRLTKTQQQNKQFLCPMCNRFFTQKGNLKTHMMIHTGDKPYVCHVCGKSFTQKGNVDTHIRIHTGTKEYACERCGRSFTQRGNLKTHMRSVHTKEKPFACTVCGKSFAQRGNMRTHIRTHNKDDRFPCGLCGKTFSQKGNLKTHMQRHAGTLPKRYGPGGQRRQTTSRLLQVPAAAIASGAQSAAAAAAAAAYAIAAAGNVTNLERSSQSGQNLTTATTTTTSQPPASTNSTGNQTMNRNNTPISPNNDHESRSPTVVTTTAATTLAQHITAVTLNGGNLRTQSSVLSNVQNLQASRDQQEDSPSLYPVSSETSLYTQSHPLITASQHQQQQLQQHQQQQQQNIMAANNHNHHPFANLTTAPAAAAAAAVLLSSSSSFTKDHKTNHLHFMSSLFH; the protein is encoded by the exons ATGACCATTTGTGGTCAACAAAGTAACCGAACACGGGACAATTgtttaaataatttatcatcaccattatcattgaatcgtagcacgtcatcattatcatcatcatcatcatcaacatcatctatAGAGAATATTCATGATCATACTCAtaattcatttccatttataAGAAAtattggttcatcatcatcatcatcatcattatcaacaaataatcaatcattattgacgaataataatcaacaacaatttaatacaaattcattatcaacaataattattggtgataataatcaacaattctATAATaatccatcaacatcatcatcaatagataAAATTACAATAATGAATACAATAAATCCAGAAACATTATTGGcacatgaaaaacatttatttggTACAACTGGTGGAACTGTAACTGTTGCTGGTATTACTGGAAATCAATTAGCAAGTCATTTAGGTCAAATTGGTACAAGTATTGCTGGTATATCTACCGGTATAAATCCATCGTTCAGTATGGCTGGTAGTCAtcatttacatcatcatcatcatgccacacatcatcatcatcaaaatcatcatcataatcatcatcatcaacaacagcagcaacaacaacagcagcagcaacaacaacaacaacaacaacaatcaacaacaacattacatTCCATGACAGCACCAGGTTTCAGTATACATGGACATTTAGTAACAACAACTGGTATTGGTAATAATCTGATAAATAATCGTCGTTTatcgaatcaatcatcagGTGGTGGTGCACCAAATACTAATCATCGATTAACtaaaacacaacaacagaataaacAATTTCTTTGTCCAATGTGTAATAGATTTTTCACACAAAAAG GAAATCTCAAAACtcatatgatgattcataCGGGAGATAAACCATATGTATGCCAT gtTTGTGGAAAAAGTTTCACACAAAAAGGTAATGTTGATACACACATACGTATACATACCGGAACAAAAGAATATGCATGTGAACGTTGTGGAAGAAGTTTTACACAACGTGGTAATCTTAAAACACATATGCGTTCAGTGCATACGAAAGAGAAACCATTTGCTTGTACTGTATGTGGAAAGAGCTTTGCACAAAGGGGTAATATGCGTACACATATACGTACACATAATAAAGATGATCGATTTCCATGTGGCCTTTGTGGTAAAACATTTTCACAGAAag gAAACCTTAAAACACATATGCAAAGACATGCCGGTACATTACCTAAACGTTATGGTCCAGGTGGACAACGTCGTCAAACTACATCACGTTTATTACAAGTACCAGCGGCTGCTATTGCAAGTGGTGCACAAAgtgcagcagcagctgctgctgcagctGCATACGCAATTGCTGCTGCCGGAAATGTAACAAATCTTGAACGTAGTAGTCAATCCGGTCAAAATTTAacgacagcaacaacaacaacaacaagtcaaCCACCAGCATCAACAAATTCTACCGGtaatcaaacaatgaatCGTAATAATACACCAATATCAccgaataatgatcatgaatcACGATCACCAACAGTAGTAACAACGACAGCGGCAACAACATTGGCACAACATATAACGGCTGTAACATTAAATGGTGGAAATCTACGAACACAATCATCGGTTTTATCAAACG TTCAGAATCTACAGGCATCTCGAGATCAACAGGAGGACAGTCCATCTCTATATCCCGTTTCTTCTGAAACATCATTATATACACAAAGTCATCCACTAATAACAGCAtcacaacatcaacaacaacaactacaacaacatcagcaacaacaacaacagaatataATGGCAgcaaataatcataatcatcatccatttgcAAATCTAACAACAGCAccggcagcagcagctgctgctgctgtattattatcatcaagttCGAGCTTTACAAAAGATCATAAGACAAATCATTTGCATTTTATGTCTAGTTTGTTTCATTAG